Within Candidatus Obscuribacterales bacterium, the genomic segment GGGGGAATTGATGATATCTTGGGTCACTTCTGTGACCAGTTGACCTAGGGTTTCAATCTTCTCTCGCTGCTCGGGCTGGAGCTGAATATGCTGGAAGAGACGCAGCGATCGCTCTAGTTGCTGAATTTTCTCACGCTCTTGCATCAAGATGGAAAAGGTTCTTAATGCCGTCACCACGGTGATAAATAGCTTTTGCGAGGTGAGCTCTGTTTTAGTTTTGTATTCATCAATACCATAATTCACCGACACCACTGTCTCCGGCGCTTGACCTGGCTGCCCAGTGCGTAGAATAATCCGCACTGCCGAGTTTCTTAACTCCTCTCGCACAAACTGGATCACCTCTAATCCAGCATTTTCCGTTTCCATAACCACATCTAGGAAGATGATCGCCGTATCGGGATGGGCACGAATCACCTGCTTGGCTTCTTCCCCAGAATAGGCACTAATAAACGCCAGGGAACGATTCTCGAAGGTCACATCCGTGAGGGCTAGCTTGGTGACATGATGCACCTCAGCTTCGTCATCCACAATCAAGATCTTCCAGCTTTGTTCTGGCGGTAGTAATTCTGTTTCTTCAGCAAATTGAAGTTCATCATCCTCAAGATCATACATAAGCTCATCCTGTTGGGCCCAGTCAAGGCATCATACGCTTTTTTGGTCATAGACGGTTCCATGAATCTAAGGTTGAGTCGATGGGTTAGGTAGCTCAATGCGAAAGGTGGTACCCACTGCCAGTTGACTCTCACATTGAATGGTGCCACCTAGCTTCTGAGTCACGAGGTTGTACACGATATGTAACCCCAACCCGCTACCGCCCTTGCCTCGTTTCGTGGTGAAGAAGGGTTCAAATATTTTGCCCAAATTCTCGGGAGGAATCCCGCAACCGTCATCTGTATAGTTCAATACAATACCGCGTTCTGTTTGCAAAACAGTTAAACGAATATGCCCTTGATCCTCGGGCCCATAGGCATGGAGGAGGGAATTGATCACCAAATTCGTCACAATTTGGGACAATGCCCCTGGATAGCTATTGAGGCTCAGATGGCGATCGCCCTGAACCTCAACTCGATGGGGAGTAAGGGCAAGTTTAGGACTAAGCTGCAGCAAAATTTCTTCTAAATAAACAACTAGGTGAAAAACGCGCTTTGATTCGCTGGATTGATCCACCGCTACTTGCTTAAAGCTCTGGATCAGTTGGGCAGCGCGATTGAGGTTGGTCAAAGTCATACCGCTACTTTGTTCGGCAATGTCGATAAACTTTTGCAGATCCGATCGCTTCATCGTGCCGCTCTTAAACGCGTCGGCAAAGGCCGCTGTTTTTTCCATCAAAAATGAAGCCGCCGTGACCCCAATCCCAATCGGGGTGTTGATTTCATGGGCAATCCCTGCCACCAATCCTCCCAAGGCAGCCATCTTCTCGGTCTGAATCAGTTGAGCTTCGGCTTGCTGCAAGTTGCGCAGGGTTTGTTCTAGCTGCTGGGCCTTTTCCTGTAGCTGCACTTCTGCCAACTGACGCTCCTGTACTTCTTGCTGAAGCTGAAGGTTTTGCTTATCTAGCTCATCTTGGGCGAGCTGCCGACTTTCTTCTGTCAGCACTAACCACCATGAGCCAATGCCAATCAGCACCAGAAACGTAGCCGCAACTTCAATCAAGGTTGAGGTAAGACGCTGCACGGTGCTAGGTGAGAGGGTAGGATCACTCATCACCTGCTGATAGTACACCAGCCCTAAAATAGCCCCCACCAAAACAGATAATACCAGAAATATGGCTAGGTATTTCAGTAATTTCATGCCCAACTGGGGCGATAGCTTAGTCTGAAGAAAGCGTCCGAGGAGGGTCTGAGGTGGGGGATCTACAGGGGATGACAATGGAAACAATTGGCGATCGCCCTCTTCTAGACTCAGCATCACATCTGGGGTTGATAAGACAGGTTGCGCGTTATTAAACTGGTCAGACAACTGCACAATTGGGGTTTTACACACATCATGACAGCGCATATCTAAACTGCAGCAGAGAGAACAGATGGCATCGGCATAAACGGGACAAAACGACATATCCTGGGGTTCATACTCTTTTTCACAGATACAGCAGTTAATCGGCTGACCGGTGGTTTCATAGCTATCCTCTCGGGCTAAGTAATAGTGACCACGGGTGAGGAGGGCGATCGCTGGTGACAGCAGTAAGGATAAACCGAGGGCAATAAACGACGCAAAGGCCTTGGCTTCTGGGCCAAAAGCTCCTACAAAGGCGGCGATCGAGACGAGGGAAGCAATCAGGGCAGATCCACAGCCCACGGGATTAAAGTTATAAAGATGGGCGCGTTTAAACTCGATGTGGCGCGGACTTAAGCCTAGGGGTTTATTAATCACCAAATCGGCCACCAAGGCTCCTACCCAAGCGATCGCCACATTGGCATAGAGCCCTAAAACGACTTCTAGGGTTGCAAAGATTCCTAGCTCCATTAACACTAGGGCGATCGCCACATTAAACACCAGCCACACCACGCGTCCAGGATGGCTATGGGTCAGCCGCGAGAAAAAGTTAGACCAGGCTAAGGAACCAGCATAGGCATTGGTGACATTAATTTTGACCTGGGAAAGGATCACAAATAGAATGGTGACGGCTAACACCACGTCTGGATTGGAAAACACATACTCAAAGCCCACCAGATACATTTGAGTAGGTTCATGAGCTTTGGCAAAACTGACGCCATGGGCGATCGCCAACGAAGCCAGAAATGCTCCTCCTAGCTGTTTCAGGCAGCCAATCACGATCCACCCTGGGCCAGACATGATCACAGCTAACCACCAAGCGCGTCGATTACCATCCTGCTTATCCGGCAGAAATCGCAAAAAGTCAACTTGTTCACCGATTTGCACAATTAATGCAAACGATACGGTAGCGGCAGAACCAAATAGTAGGGGATCAAAGGTAGATGCTCCCAGTTGTCCGGCAAAGTGCGTCCAGTTGACAAATGCACTAGGTTCTTTATACAAAACGCATCCATAGGGCAATAAAATCAGAATCAACCAGATGGGCTGAGTCCATAGCTGCAGTTGATTAAGCAGCGTCATACCAAAAAAGACTAGGGGG encodes:
- a CDS encoding ATP-binding protein; protein product: MPIYPATKIVKDRRDYNTWVATETLEDYALRFAPTSFRKWSELLVANTANGGLSFLALEAIGGSLAIRYGFVNSCWAIAVVGVIIFLTGLPIAYYAARYNVDIDLLTRGAGFGYIGSTMTSLIYASFTFIFFAIEAAIMAQALELYLHLPLPIGYIICSVSIIPLVFFGMTLLNQLQLWTQPIWLILILLPYGCVLYKEPSAFVNWTHFAGQLGASTFDPLLFGSAATVSFALIVQIGEQVDFLRFLPDKQDGNRRAWWLAVIMSGPGWIVIGCLKQLGGAFLASLAIAHGVSFAKAHEPTQMYLVGFEYVFSNPDVVLAVTILFVILSQVKINVTNAYAGSLAWSNFFSRLTHSHPGRVVWLVFNVAIALVLMELGIFATLEVVLGLYANVAIAWVGALVADLVINKPLGLSPRHIEFKRAHLYNFNPVGCGSALIASLVSIAAFVGAFGPEAKAFASFIALGLSLLLSPAIALLTRGHYYLAREDSYETTGQPINCCICEKEYEPQDMSFCPVYADAICSLCCSLDMRCHDVCKTPIVQLSDQFNNAQPVLSTPDVMLSLEEGDRQLFPLSSPVDPPPQTLLGRFLQTKLSPQLGMKLLKYLAIFLVLSVLVGAILGLVYYQQVMSDPTLSPSTVQRLTSTLIEVAATFLVLIGIGSWWLVLTEESRQLAQDELDKQNLQLQQEVQERQLAEVQLQEKAQQLEQTLRNLQQAEAQLIQTEKMAALGGLVAGIAHEINTPIGIGVTAASFLMEKTAAFADAFKSGTMKRSDLQKFIDIAEQSSGMTLTNLNRAAQLIQSFKQVAVDQSSESKRVFHLVVYLEEILLQLSPKLALTPHRVEVQGDRHLSLNSYPGALSQIVTNLVINSLLHAYGPEDQGHIRLTVLQTERGIVLNYTDDGCGIPPENLGKIFEPFFTTKRGKGGSGLGLHIVYNLVTQKLGGTIQCESQLAVGTTFRIELPNPSTQP
- a CDS encoding response regulator transcription factor; this translates as MYDLEDDELQFAEETELLPPEQSWKILIVDDEAEVHHVTKLALTDVTFENRSLAFISAYSGEEAKQVIRAHPDTAIIFLDVVMETENAGLEVIQFVREELRNSAVRIILRTGQPGQAPETVVSVNYGIDEYKTKTELTSQKLFITVVTALRTFSILMQEREKIQQLERSLRLFQHIQLQPEQREKIETLGQLVTEVTQDIINSPSGGALSMMSKLTRLARIVLRITDEQSAKLGLSQSKLSVLMYLNSEPDFCSSPSLLAKHCGISRAAMTGLLDGLEQDHYIERDSHPSDRRALMVKLTPKGQQFFDWIALEEGSQLSTLMDALDDTERQKLVDLATHALKLVEKKTE